The genomic segment ATCTGACGTTGTACCGGTTTTATGTTTGCCCGGGCGAACTAGTGCATAAAGAATACTGGAGTCTATGCGAACTGAATGACTGGCATGATGATTATTTTACCTACCCCGTGTTGCGCCCGAGAATCGACAGTTTATTTCGTCAGCGGTTACAGTGGGAATGGCATGACCGGGGTAACTGCCTGACGGAATATCAACGGCAATGGATCCAATGGATGCCAAAATTGCCAGCCATACTGACATCGTTAGGCATAATGTCCCTCAATAATGCGGAATATTTTGTCCTCGGCCAATTTCGCCGTGTTCTGGTCGACCTTTTAGGTGACATTACCGTAAACCAGTTATCGGTATTGTGCCAGGGTGAAAATAAAGAATCCATTATCAGTGCCGATCAACTACCCGGCTTCGCGTTTACTCTGGGGGTGCAAATTTATTCGCAAATAGTCGGTGATGACTGGGTTGGTAAGATGATTATTCATACCCTGCCGCCTCTCGACGTGTGTGAGGACGTTCAATTGTTGAGTCAGTCAGAATTAGAGGCGATGAACGCCATGCTGGTGCGCCTGGAGAGATTTATATGAAACTGTTGAGCGAGAAAACGCTTTTTGGCCACGCTGCAGAGTTCCTTGCTTATGTGCCAGAGCCTGGTGAAATCATCCTTAAGCCAGAAGTGCTGAATGATTACTACCGTGTGAATAATGATATCACCCGCGTGCGCAACAGCGCCGCCCGTTCGATCAGGAAAATGCGAAGAAAGCAACGCCAGTGCCTGGTCGCTCAGCAGGAAAAGCTTCTTGCGCAAAACGCACTCACCCTGCAGCAATTGACCCGTAACAACGAAACAGAGCGCAGAAAATTAGTGTCTGAAGCAGTGCAATGGATGGTTGAGGAGAGCGATTTAGAACAGCAACTTTATTCTACCGCGATGCTGAAGGCCCAGCAGTGGACGATTGAGGCCCTTCAGCAGTGGGGGATTGGCGCAAACTGGGACGAACCGCTGTATGTACGCGTCAAAGAGATGATCAGGCAGTTTGAAAAAGAACCCGATTTAGTTTTGGCGCTGCCTTGTGAAGCATTAGCAAAAACATTCAGCCAAAGGTTAGCTGATAGCCCTGAAAACAACCGGTGCCATGTTAACGTTGTAGTAGATACTGCGCTTACAGCTTGTCAGGCAAAATTAAGTAATTCGTTAGTCAGCGTCTTACTGGATATGAACGCTGAGCTGGATGATATATTAGCGCAGTTACGCAGCCAGCCTGTGGCGAATACCCTGCCGGTGGCAGAGTGCTATGAATAAAATTAACCATACGCAACCTGTCGCATTATGGCACGGCCAAACCCGGGATGAGCTGGCCAGGAAAGTTGATACGCGCAGACAAATGCAGGAGTTACCTTCCAGTGATGTTGAAGCGGCATTAAGCGACATGCAGGATGTGGCGCTCCAGGATACGATGGAAGATATGAGCCTGGTATTAGGAAACAGGTTAAGAGGGAAATCACAGCGTACTCTGGGGTCAGGTAATGATGAGCTCATCGAGCGGGATGAACAGCTTGCGTTACTGGCAGAGCAGGTGGCCGGAGATAAACTCGACGCTGTGCTGGAAAATCTTAAGTCTGGCGGAAACGACGATATTTTCACGCTGTTTCGCCAGGGGGAGTTAAGTTTTAGCGATGCTGCACTGCTATTAGCCGCTGAAATGAATGGATTAGCCCCCGGGAGCAAACGACGTAAACGCCTCTCTGAGCAGTTAGATGAACTGCTGGCAGGAAAAGAGGACTGGGCTCTGGAGATGTTTGCCGAGTTAGAGTTAGGTTCAGTCGATTCCGAAACTATGCATTCCATGCAGCGTATTATTCGCCAGCATCACCGCCACGATCGGGAAGGAAACTCACCTGAAGGAATTTGGCAATGGTTCAACACTATTAAAGAGTGGTCAGACCGTTCAAAACGCATTCGGGTACTGATACATACTTTTGCTTTTGAGCTTTCCACGGGGGAGTCTGGTCTCGTCGGCCCCAGGCTGGTTGCTGCGCTGTTCGATTTAAAAAAATTATTGATTTTCATGGGGATGGAGGATATCGCTCGCGGGCTGGCTAAGATCGTTGGCCTTTCAGAAGACCAGGCGCTTAGCGAAATTTTGCTGATGATCGAGCAACGCTGGATGTACCCGGAGTGGTTAGCCAACCGAATTACGTACCTGAACATTAAAATGAATAAACGGGTGTTATATCTTATTAAACTCTGTGACGTGCTTAAATTTTTGCCTGAAATCTGCTTCCTTGATGTTCAGCAAAGAAACCAACTGGTTGAAGCCACCGAAGAGTACATTTATCAATTAAGCCAGTAATGCAAATATCAGTGTGCTGAGGTCATAATGGATCACCAGGTGATGAGCAAGCTAGCGCTTTTTTTTTCACTTTGTAATATTGATGGGGTTAATGTAAGTTCACAAAATAGATTTACCAGCGGGGCTTTCACTGTACGTATTAATGTTATAGATAACGATGCGCAAAGCGTAGTGGTATTAACATTAAAAACTAACGCAGTACAGTCGGATATTGCTTTACGGTTGTGTCAAAGTATGCGCCCGGAGTCTATTTTTGGAGTTGTTGGGAGCTTTTTTTTCGTCAATAATTACTTGTCATTTAGCTGTGTATTTCCTGATGAATTAAGTTCTGATGATTGGTATCGGATTTTTGAGTATCAAAAGGCTTATATGTTATCATTTTTAAGCTAATAATAAAGGAATTGACTTTGTTCGGGCAAAAGAAAATCAGTAAATATCAAGGGGCTATTTTAGCTGCGGCGCTGGTGTTGGCCGTATTCATGATGATATTGCCCTTACCGACTGCAGTGGTTGATGTATTAATTGCTTTTAACCTGGTTTTCTCGCTCGTGCTGCTAATGGTGGTCGTCTACCTGAACAGTGCCGTTGAGTTCTCGGTTTTCCCTTCATTATTGCTGATTACCACCCTCTATCGTCTCTCCTTGACCGTCAGCACTTCCCGCCTCATTTTACTGCAGCATGACGCAGGAAATATTGTGTATGCATTCGGGAATTTTGTGGTGGGGGGAAACCTCACGGTCGGTTTAATCATTTTTTCTATTATTACCATTGTCCAGTTCATTGTTATTACCAAAGGGTCGGAGCGTGTTGCCGAGGTCAGTGCGCGATTTTCACTTGATGGCATGCCTGGCAAACAGATGAGTATCGATGGTGATTTACGTGCGGGTTCAATCACCGTTGAACAGGCCGCTATGCGTAGAGAGATGGTTCAGCATGAGAGTAAGCTTTATGGTTCGATGGATGGCGCCATGAAGTTTGTGAAAGGAGACGCCATTGCGAGCATTATCGTCATTCTCGTCAACATTTTCGGTGGGATGGCCATCGGGGTTATGCATGAAGGAATGAGTGCTTCAGAGGCCCTCTCAACGTATTCGATCCTTTCTGTGGGTGATGGCTTAGTGGCTCAAATACCCGCTCTGCTGATTTCAATCACGGCCGGTGTATTGGTCACTCGCGTTCCTGGCGTTAATGGTAACAACAATCTTGCGACTGAACTCTTTACTCAACTGGGTAGCAGGAGCATGCCCCTCCTCATTGCCAGCGCGGTACTGACGCTGTTTGCCTGTATTCCCGGTTTTCCGGCAGCCGTGTTCTTGCCGATGGCGGTGCTTATTGGTGGCGCCGGCTATTTAATTCACCGCAGAGGTGAAAGTACCGGCGATGAAAGCGGTGCTGAACAGGGAAATGAGAGCACAAGTCTGTCGCCTGGCGTCGAACCGCTGGTGGTTCGGGTGCCTTCATCAATGGAAAGCGGCGATCTCGCTGATGCTCTGGAAGCCTTGCGCTGGCGGTTTTTTGAGAGCCATGGCATCGCGCTGGGCAAAATAAAGGTAGAAAATTTGCCCAGCGAGGAGGATCAAGGCCTGCCTAAAGTGGTTTTTTGCCTTTACCATGAACCGGTTCGTGAGGTTTATCTTGTGCCCGAACACCCTTATGTTGCCGCGCCAGGCACTTCGCTGGAAGCGATTGAGTCGGGGGTTATTACTCAGAAATTATTCTCTGATGTCGACATATCTTGGCTAAACGAAGAAGCCAAAGAAAAAGTTCTTTTACAAGGTGATACCGCTTACGAGTGTGGGCGAGGGTTAGCCTGGTGTATGGAAGTCATACTTGAGCGCAATGCGAAAGAGTTTATCGGCGTGCAAGAGACCCGCTATCTGATGGATGCAATGGAGAGTAATTATTCCGAACTGGTGAAAGAGCTGCAACGTCAGGTGCAATTAAACCGGGTCTCTGATGTGTTACAACGATTAGTCGACGAGGGGGTATCGATTCGCGACCTTCGTACGATTTTTGAAACGCTGATTATATGGTCCGCGAAGGAAAAAGATATCGTCACGTTAACGGAGTATGTTCGCGTGGCGTTAAAAAGGCAGATTGTTAACCGACAGCATAAAATAAATAACGGCAAAATATGGATAATCGGTTCTAATATCGAAAGTCTTATCAGAGAATCGATACGCCAGTCTGTTGCAGGGGCTTATTCGGCGCTGGACTCAAGTACCACTCAAACGATTACCGACAAAATAGCGCAGGCGCTCGAAGGACATCGTGCCGGGATCCTGCTCACCGCTATCGACACCCGGCGCTATTTACGCAAAATGATCGAGTCAGACTATTACAGGTTTTCTGTCCTTTCCTTTATGGAAGTGAGTGATGTTAATGATTTCGACGTTATGGGTGGTATCGACCTCATTGGTGAGCCATCGTGATACGCAAACCCGATATTAACCGGCTTATTACGTCGGTGCTGGGTACCGATATGGGAGGCAAGATACAGCCGCCTAAGATTGCGCCCGTTGGCTACCTCACCGAGGTGAAGGCGACTATTTTAAAAGCCTATATTCCCTGGGCGCATTTAGGTGAGCTTTGCTATATCGGCGAACAGAAACTCTTAGCGGAAGTGGTGTCACTACAAAATGGTTATGCCTACTTGTCTCTTTTTGACATTGCCGCTGGTTTACGCTGTGGAACCCCGGTTGTCGCGTCGGGGGCTGAATATAAAATAGCCGTGGGTGATTTTCTGCTCGGTAAAACCCTGGATGGGCTAGGCCGCTTGCCTGATAACAGTGAAATCCCGTATGGAACAGAGTATCGCCCTTTAGATGCACTCCCGCCTGATCCTATGGAAAGAGAGCTGATTACCGATATCTTGCCGGTTGGCGTCAGGGCTATCGACGCGACGCTAACCTGTGGCCGTGGGCAACGAATAGGCATATTTGCCGCGGCAGGAGGAGGAAAAAGCACCTTACTCAGTATGCTCTGCGATGGTGTAGAGGCAGATATTATTGTGTTAGCGCTTGTGGGGGAACGCGGGCGCGAGGTACGAGAGTTTATCGAATACACCCTTAGCGAACATGCTCGCTCACGCTGCGTCATGGTTGTCGCCACATCTGAGAGAGCGGCATTAGAACGTTTAAAAGCGGCTTTCGTCGCGACGACAGTTGCAGAATATTTCCGTGACCAGGGTAAAAATGTCGTATTGATGATTGACTCCCTGACTCGTTATGCGCGTGCTGCGCGCGAGGTGGGGTTATCAAGCGGCGAACCGCCGGTGGCATCGGGGTTCCCCCCCTCCGTCTTTGCAACATTGCCCCGTCTGCTTGAGCGGGCGGGAAATGGCAGGGTGGGGAGCATCACCGGCTTTTATACCGTGCTGGTTGAAGGTGACAACATGAATGAGCCCGTAGCGGATGAAGTGCGTTCTATTCTCGATGGTCATATCGTGTTATCGCGCAAACTGGCGGAAGCCAACCACTACCCGGCCATTGATGTGAGCGCGAGCGTCAGTCGCGTTATGCGACAAATTGCCGATGAAGAGCATGTGTGGTTAGCCGGCCATCTACGAAGCTTAATGGCCCTGTATCGCGAAATTGAACTGCTGGTCCGCGTCGGAGAGTACCGAGAGGGAGAAGATTTTGACTCTGACAAAGCATTACGCTGCTGGCCTGCCATATGTCAGTTCCTGCAACAGCCTGCCGGGAATCCTCAAACCTTACCGGAAACGCTAGAGATGTTGAGAGCGGCTGTGGAATAACCTGAATGCTTCATCAGCTTTTGTATATTAAGCAGCGCAAAGAGAGAACAATCAGAAACTCTATCTCACGCGTAGTGCGACTGCAAAAACAGGTAGAGCAGGAGATTATAAAATTGCGACAGTTGCAAACAGAAACCCAAAAGGCCTGGCAACTGGCCTGCAGCCAGTTTGCTGGCAAAGTCGAACGTCTGAGTTTAATGAAATGGCAAGAAGATATGCGCAGTTACCAAACGAAATATGAAAACATTGGACTTCAGGTGGCTAAAATGGCGCAGCAGCGGGAAATATTAATTGAAAAAGAAAATGAATTACAGGGAATGTTAAAAGAAGTACTCATCGCGCAGGAGAAAATAAACTATATTATTGCTACTGAAGACAGTCCCTGATGGCGCATAATTCAATTTTCATTAACCGACAGTCTGTTTCGCCGTGGGGCCAGGAAGGTGAAAAAACGGCTACCCAAAACGTTGACTCATACAATGGTCAAGGCGAGTTCACTGTCTTATCTTTTCAGGTTCTGCGAAATACTTTATTGCAGGGGCTGGGGCTTACGGCCGAAGTGAGTTATGAAGGCGAAAAAAATGCATGTTATAAAATTAAAAGTGGTTTTTTTAATGATGCAATGATTTTTCTTTCATTACAGGGAGAGTGTCTTTATGTCGGGTTTACTGTGGTTAACCCTGAGCAACACGGCGCCTTGTTGGGGTTATCTCAGGGGATTGAGAAAAAATTGTCTTCAGGCGTGCAACGTTGCAAGGTAGAGGTGATATTTGAAAGTCGTAGGGTATAGCGATCTTTTTATTCAACAATCGGCTTTTATCGGTAGCGGATTTTATAAACCCAGCGATAAATCTACACTCCGTTTTCGCGTGATGTACGGCGAAGGTATTTGGTTGACGTTCCGCTGGCATCAGGAAAGGTTAAATGCATGGTGCGAAGAACACGCCTGGCGTAACTGGATTGAAGAGAAAATATGCTTTTGCGATCTTCAAAGTGCGGACGAAAACCTTCTCGCCTTAGCCGCACAATGGAGTCTGCTGGCAGTGAGTGAAGAATTAAAAAATGCAGATATAGCCCTGGAAGAAGTCTCTGGCTACGCCAGTCTTTTATCGGGTTGGTCTCCTGTAGTGACCTTAAACCAGGGGAACAAAAAGCTGGATTTAACGTTGGTCGATTGGCCTGAAGATGCGCTGCGTGGGCTGGTCAAAGAGTGGAAGCCTCTGGTGGCGGCAAAGGGCGGTACTAAACCGTTGTTGCGCTGCCCAATGACCGTTGGTCCTGTGACCTTTCCTTATGGTCGCCTTGCCGAATGCCAGCCTGGGGCAGTGATTATGCTTCCCGCTGAATACCATAAACAGGATGTTCACTTTTGGATGATCGCCGGGGACGTTCTCATTAAATTAGTCAAGGATAACGAGGCATATATGGTAAGCGAAATAAAAACGCCAGAAGAAAATGAGATTGTTGAAGACGAGGCTGTATTGTCTTCGCTGGCTGACATTAATGTGAATGTTGTTTTCGATATAGGAAGCACATTATTGACATTTGCAGAAATATCGGCACTTAAGCCCGGAAGTGTTATAAAGCCAGACATAGCAACATCTGAGACGGTTAACGTTCGCGTCAATGGGAAAATTTTCGCGACCGGTAATTTTGTTTTATTGGGTGATATACCGGGAGTTCGGATCAATAAGCTGTTGTCAGAGTAATAACAATGAGTGAATTTATTCATCAGCCATATGCATTAATCATTCTGCTGGTTTCGCTTTCTATACTCCCGTTTATTGTCGTGAGCTGTACCTCTTTTCTCAAAATTGCAGTGGTATTTTCCCTGTTACGTAATGCCTTAGGCATCCAACAGATACCGCCTAATATGGCGATCTATGGCATGGCGCTGATGTTAACATTTTTTATCATGGCTCCGGTGGGAATGTCCATTAGCGACCGTTTTGAGAAACATCCGTTTTCCATTGCGGATGAAAATCTTTACGCTAATGTTGAGCAAACGATTATTGAACCTTATATGGAGTTTTTAAAAAAGAACACCAAACAAAAACAGATCAATTACTTTAGCCGTATCGGGCATCAGATATGGCCTAAACAATATCAACAGCGGCTTAACGCCGATTCACTATTTGTTATGTTACCCGCCTTTGGTATCACCCAACTGGATGAGGCTTTTAAGATTGGGCTGTTATTGTATTTACCCTTTGTCGCTATCGATTTGATTGTGTCGAATATTTTGCTGGCAATGGGGATGATGATGGTTTCCCCGACAACCATATCGCTGCCATTTAAAATTATGTTATTTATTATTGCAGGCGGGTGGCAGTATTTAATTGAAAAATTGGTTCTTTCATTCTGATGAAGGTGAAGACGCGTGAGTAATGATATTATAGCGCACCTTGGCGTAGAACTTTTATGGATTGTTGTATGGCTATCCTTACCCACGGTCGTGGCCGCATCTGTGGTTGGCGTAATTATCAGTCTTATCCAGGCGGTGACACAGATCCAGGACCAGACAGTGCCTTTTTTGGTGAAGTTAGTGGTCGTTTCTGTGGTATTGGTGATGACTTACAACTGGATGGGGCATGCACTGCTTAGCTATACCAATCTGATATTCCAGCAGATTGGCAGGTAACGTCATGAATGATTTCTTACTGACCATTGAAAAGTTAGCTCCCCATCTCATCATGGCATGCCTTCGGCCGTTAGGGATATTTTTCTTAATGCCCGTGCTGGTGAGTAAAAATATCGGCGGGTCATTAGTACGTAACGCGCTCGTGATTTTGATCGTTCTCCCGGTTTTCCCTGCTATAGATCAGCAAAACGTTCTTGCTCAGGAGAGATCAGCAGATTTTTCCCTTTTTTTGGGTATGGCCCAGGAAATTATGATTGGCGTATTGATTGGTTTTGTCGCAGGGATCCCCTTCTGGGCTATTGATTCTGCTGGCTCCCTGATCGATACGGTACGAGGTTCGTCAATGGGTAATATTTATAACCCCTCGCTTTCTGAATCCTCAACCTTGCTCGGGGTGTTTTTTTCACAATTACTTACCGTCGTTTTTTTTAGCTGCGGCGGCATCAACGCTTTAATGACCGCACTGTATCAATCTTATGTCCTGTTTCCTCCCGGCGGGCATATTGTGTTAAATCACTCCCTGTTAGTGTTTCTTAAACAGCAATGGGATTTACTCTTCACGCTATTTTTAAAATTCTCATTGCCCGCAGTGGGCATTATGCTGTTAACCGATATTGCAATGGGGCTGCTTAACAGAACCGCTCAACAACTCAACGTTTTCTTCCTGGCAATGTCGATAAAAAGCGTGCTTGCTTTGCTGGTACTAATGATTACGCTTGTTTTTTCATTAAGCGATCTGGGCAAAACGATCAACACCAACCTCTCTTCATTCACTTCATTGTGGGCGAAAATACAATGAGCAGTGAAAAGACGCTTCCCCCCACCAGTAAAAAAATACGTGATGCGCGAGAAGAAGGGCAGGTTGTTAAAAGTAGCGAACTTGCTGCTGGTGTTCAGTTGGGTGTTATCTTAATGTACCTTTATATCTTCGGTGAAGATATCTGGCAAGACTTATGTCATATTTTAATTCTGACCATCAACACCATCGATCAGCCGCTCTCGTTAGCCTTCTCATCGTTTATTACAGCCTTAGGGGTGTTTATTTTTAAAGACCTGGCTTTTATGTTTTTAGTGTTATTTATTGCTACTGTGGCATCTTTTGTTGGCCAGGTTGGATTTCTGTTTTCCGGGAAGGCTATGATGCCAAAGCTGGATAAGCTTGATATTGTCAAAAATATCCAGAATTTATTCTCTTTAAAATCTGTCGTCGAGTTATTAAAGAATATCGTAAAGATGGCGGTGATAGGCTGCGTATTCTACTATCTTTTTCATCGATATGCGCCCTCACTCGCTAATATGGCATACGTTAATCCCGTCGCCGCCATGCAGGTCACCTTGAAAATTATTTTCTGGCTGTGGGGCGTACTGGTGCTTTGCTATATTATTTTTTTTCTGGCTGATTATGCTTATCAACGCTATGAAGTCATGAAAAACTTGAAAATGTCGCATGAGGAAGTAAAACAAGAGTACAAAGATTCCGAAGGTAATCAGGAAATTAAACAACAACGGCACTCTCTCCATCAGCAGATACAAAGTGGAAGCCTGGCGAGCGTGGTAAAAAAATCCAGTGCGATTATTAAAAACCCAACGCATCTGGCAATATGCATTTATTACGACGAAGCGACAACCCCGCTGCCTAAAGTGGTCGCTAAAGGTGCCGATCATATGGCGGCAAGAATGATAAAGATCGCGGAAAAAGAAGGCGTACCGGTTATTGAGAACGTCCCTCTGGCCCGGGGGTTAAACAAGTCAATTGCAGTAGGGGAATATATTACCCCGCCTTTTTTTGCTGCTATCTCTGAAATTTTACTGATGATAAAAATGGAGGTGTAAAACTGGATTGTACTCGTCTTTTGTTGTTCTCCATTGCAGGGTGTAAATTTGTTATCATTTTCAGCCTAATTTCACTATTAAATGAGGCGAATGTGTGAGTACTCAATATTACATGCCAGGCAAATTATCATGCCTGACCTTACTGGCTTTATTACCGCTTATTTCTTCAGCACAGGCTGCAAGCGATGGACTTTACGCAGGTGCGAATGTTGGCTGGTCGCAGTTTGACAGTAATGAATTTACCAGAGGCAATTATCGGGATAGCATTGGATATGGCGGCTTTGTCGGCTATCAATTTTCGCCATGGTTTTCTCTGGAAGGGGGCGGAAGTAGTCTTGGCAGTGCTCATGGCGATAATGGCGCATCTATGGATGTACAGGGGCTTAACCTGAGCGGTAAATTTACCTACTCCTGGTCAGGGATGAGTTTGTATAGCCGGCTGGGCGGCATGTGGTACCGTAGCGACGTCAGTAATAATGATATTAACAAAAGTGAAGTGGGTACCGGCGTTGCCCCTTTAGCGGCTTTGGGTTTAGAACATAGCTGGAACTCGAACATCACTTCCCGTCTTGAGTATCAATGGACCGGGGATATAAAAAATGACGCTGCCACGTCAGCAACCTTAAATAATGGTTATCTGTCTGTTGGCTTTACCTGGCACTTTGGAAATTCGGATGATGCCGTCGTCCCCGTAACGGTACATCCAGCCGCGCCAGCCACAACGCTTGAAGCCGTCACGGTACCGGTCAAAGGTGAACTGGCCATATTATATCCTTTCAATGAGTACAAGCTTTCAAAGGATAATCAACGCAAAATCCTTGATTATTATAATCCGGTAACGTCTGATCCCTCAACCAAGATAGATATTAATGGTTACAGTGACACGCAGGGAAGTGATAAAAATAATTATTTCATCTCCGAACAGCGTGCAAATTCCGTCAAGGAGTTCCTGATCAGCAATGGCGCTAACCATGAAAACATCACCCTTCATGCGCTTGGCAGCACGTCCCGCTTCAGCCATGTTGATGCTGATAAAATGGGGCCAACCGAAAATACCGACGACTATTCGTTGAATCGCAGGGTTACAATTAAAGCATATTAGTCATAGTTGTTATCCGTGTTATTTGAGAGGCGAACGATGAGATACACCTTAGGGGCGACTCTGTTTGTTACGGGTTGTTGTATAGTAGCATTAATGGATCTTTCATTTCTTCTTTTTATAATCTTTGAAGATTTAGCCTGATATCCACGTCAGCTCCTGTATCTGAATTTTCTAGCTAATCACTTTGGGCTTATACGATTTTTTAAAATTGTTGGCCCAGAATTTTATTGTAATGGTTAGGCTTAATATGAGTGAAGGCTAAATATGAATATAATTACCGGTGGAACCTTACAACGTGTTACAAGAACACCCAGCCATACAATACCTCAGCAGCTGGAAAAAGAGATAGATAAGCTGTTGATTGACACCCCTATACTGCCAGGAGCAACAGCAGCGACTGCAAAGTCTCATCGAAAAGAGATGTTGCAATGTAAAAACACCCTTGTCTCCTCAGGCAGTTGGAGCCAGCAGCAGAATGATGCTAAAAATCGGGATATCGCGGTGGGCATGCAGGCCGTGATTGAAACGGCCCTCATGAATGGTCTAATTAACGACCCTA from the unidentified bacterial endosymbiont genome contains:
- a CDS encoding outer membrane beta-barrel protein, with translation MSTQYYMPGKLSCLTLLALLPLISSAQAASDGLYAGANVGWSQFDSNEFTRGNYRDSIGYGGFVGYQFSPWFSLEGGGSSLGSAHGDNGASMDVQGLNLSGKFTYSWSGMSLYSRLGGMWYRSDVSNNDINKSEVGTGVAPLAALGLEHSWNSNITSRLEYQWTGDIKNDAATSATLNNGYLSVGFTWHFGNSDDAVVPVTVHPAAPATTLEAVTVPVKGELAILYPFNEYKLSKDNQRKILDYYNPVTSDPSTKIDINGYSDTQGSDKNNYFISEQRANSVKEFLISNGANHENITLHALGSTSRFSHVDADKMGPTENTDDYSLNRRVTIKAY